Proteins found in one Nostoc sp. NIES-3756 genomic segment:
- a CDS encoding glycosyltransferase family 4 protein: MKILFVSSSSGSRGGGELYLIYLGQELAKRGHKVGLWCSQHPRMDELANCFSQFGEVLRSPYINTYDRKTRCFGDAFPRFHQAYLSQWQGFQPDILHLNKQNLEDGLDLLALSEHLSVPSLATIHITQTQTSLGAALGQVRDFIAKRALNRFHGLLVAISENRAQELTKFLFPAADKVVLIDNGVRIPETSERLPKRQATRSQLALKADELLILAVGRMEAQKQPLLFLEWATHLKHSIPSARFLWVGDGRLASVWDEWVREHQAQEYIQRLGWQNDVTPFLAAADGFFHPAKFEGLPFALLEAMAWSLPCVITPSLADELKFPPGVCFVAADNETFTSKESFVNSSLRETVAIAGHQLSQQKFSLGSMVDKYEILYAGLSSTKPALSLH; the protein is encoded by the coding sequence ATGAAAATTCTATTTGTTAGCAGTAGCTCTGGGTCAAGGGGTGGTGGCGAACTTTACTTAATTTATTTAGGACAAGAACTAGCTAAACGTGGACACAAAGTTGGGTTATGGTGTTCACAACATCCTAGAATGGATGAGTTAGCCAACTGTTTTAGTCAGTTTGGAGAAGTATTGCGATCGCCCTACATCAATACTTATGATCGCAAAACACGTTGTTTTGGTGATGCGTTTCCTCGCTTTCATCAGGCTTATTTATCCCAGTGGCAGGGTTTTCAACCAGATATTCTGCATCTGAATAAGCAAAATTTAGAAGATGGTTTAGATTTACTCGCCTTGAGTGAACATCTCTCAGTTCCCAGTTTAGCAACTATTCATATCACTCAAACTCAAACCAGCTTAGGCGCAGCTTTAGGACAAGTACGCGATTTTATCGCCAAAAGAGCATTAAACCGTTTTCATGGCTTACTAGTGGCAATTTCTGAGAACCGCGCTCAAGAATTAACTAAATTTCTATTTCCTGCTGCTGACAAAGTAGTTTTGATTGACAATGGTGTTCGCATTCCTGAAACATCAGAACGTTTGCCAAAGCGTCAAGCAACTCGTTCTCAACTTGCCCTCAAAGCAGATGAGTTGTTAATTTTAGCAGTAGGAAGAATGGAAGCGCAAAAACAACCGCTTCTATTTTTGGAATGGGCAACTCACCTCAAACACAGCATCCCCTCTGCCCGTTTTTTATGGGTGGGAGATGGGCGCTTGGCTTCAGTGTGGGATGAGTGGGTACGGGAACATCAAGCCCAAGAATACATTCAACGCTTAGGATGGCAAAATGATGTCACGCCATTTTTAGCAGCAGCAGATGGATTTTTTCATCCAGCTAAGTTTGAGGGTTTACCCTTTGCGCTACTGGAAGCAATGGCTTGGTCTTTACCATGCGTCATCACACCATCTTTAGCCGATGAACTCAAATTTCCACCAGGAGTGTGTTTTGTGGCTGCTGACAACGAAACATTTACAAGTAAGGAAAGTTTTGTTAATTCTAGTTTACGTGAAACTGTGGCGATCGCAGGTCATCAACTGAGTCAGCAAAAATTTTCCTTGGGAAGTATGGTAGATAAATATGAAATCTTATATGCAGGTTTAAGTTCTACTAAACCAGCTTTATCCCTACACTAA
- a CDS encoding glycosyltransferase family 4 protein: protein MIRATFYAIVPSPYQRDIFYALSQHPEIDLQVFYLEPACSDSPWPEKPLQPYEKIIPGFHLAWGLSRFHFNWHLPKITESDVIILNGYMSITSQLLLRFQAKQIPCVFWGEKMVGASGGIKGKLQKTLARALEKCQAIAAIGSHAVQDYQQRFPGKPIFNIPYYCDLAAFSQEIPQRPRTPITILFCGQMIARKGVDLLLQVLETLINMGLEARLLLVGREADLPQMLTQVSQTTQRYIEYAGFQAPEDLPQFFRQADIFVLPSRHDGWGVVVNQAVGAGLPVICSDAVGAANDLIEQGKNGYIFPNGDVAALTQILADYLQNPNAVAMASDASLQKSVMWSAKAGAQNWVDTLHQLIDI, encoded by the coding sequence ATGATTAGGGCTACTTTTTATGCTATAGTGCCATCCCCATATCAAAGGGATATATTCTATGCTTTATCCCAGCATCCTGAGATAGATTTACAAGTTTTCTATTTAGAACCAGCTTGCTCAGACTCACCTTGGCCAGAAAAACCACTACAGCCTTACGAGAAAATTATCCCTGGATTTCATTTGGCTTGGGGTTTATCACGATTTCATTTCAACTGGCATTTACCCAAAATTACTGAATCAGATGTAATAATCCTCAATGGCTACATGAGTATAACATCTCAACTGCTGTTGAGATTTCAAGCCAAACAAATACCCTGTGTATTTTGGGGTGAAAAGATGGTGGGTGCTTCCGGGGGAATTAAGGGCAAACTACAAAAGACCTTAGCTCGTGCTTTAGAAAAATGTCAAGCGATCGCCGCTATTGGTTCTCATGCAGTGCAAGATTATCAGCAGCGTTTCCCTGGTAAACCTATATTTAACATCCCTTATTACTGTGACCTAGCTGCATTTAGCCAAGAAATTCCCCAAAGACCACGCACTCCTATTACTATCTTGTTCTGTGGTCAAATGATTGCCCGTAAAGGTGTTGACCTGTTGTTACAGGTCCTTGAAACACTAATCAACATGGGACTAGAAGCTCGCTTGTTGTTAGTAGGACGGGAAGCAGATTTACCGCAGATGTTGACACAAGTTTCGCAAACAACACAGCGTTACATTGAATATGCAGGTTTTCAGGCTCCTGAAGATTTACCCCAATTCTTTCGTCAAGCAGATATCTTTGTCCTTCCCAGTCGTCATGACGGTTGGGGTGTGGTGGTAAATCAAGCCGTTGGGGCTGGACTACCTGTAATTTGCTCTGATGCTGTAGGTGCGGCGAATGATTTGATTGAGCAAGGTAAAAATGGTTACATTTTCCCCAATGGAGATGTAGCCGCCTTGACCCAGATTTTAGCCGATTACTTGCAAAACCCCAACGCGGTCGCAATGGCTAGTGACGCATCTTTGCAAAAATCTGTAATGTGGTCTGCCAAAGCTGGCGCACAAAATTGGGTTGATACGTTACATCAGCTTATTGATATTTAA
- a CDS encoding glycosyltransferase family 4 protein, with product MTSTTPKLHMSNWICCQIGAREHYSIPRALHENGQLAHLITDAWFTPQSPFGVLPFSPTTALKERFHPTLQQASTHAFNLSLIRFEISQKLQKTLAWERMIARNYWFQKQAINRLKKLAPQLNTRPILFSYSYAALELFRFAKQQGWLTILGQIDPGPLEEKIVIQEYQRSPQYRGDWEPVPTSYWQTWREECELADCIMVNSLWSRHLLEKAGINAEKIQVIPLVYTPPETAKNFSRTYPESFSPERPLRVLFLGQVILRKGIAAVLAAVEKLEGYPIEFWLVGSQQIEIPPHLKTHPQIRWVGHVNRSETAQYYQQADVFLFPTLSDGFGLTQLEAQAWKLPIIASRFCGEVVVDGVNGWLLDEVSGEAIANLLKFILQDTEKLIKLSQHSADLNKFSLATLADSLQNLVSEKFHVAKTNQRSVYQ from the coding sequence GTGACAAGCACCACACCAAAACTCCATATGTCTAATTGGATTTGTTGTCAAATAGGAGCTAGAGAACACTACTCTATTCCTAGAGCTTTACATGAAAATGGACAGTTAGCTCACCTAATTACCGATGCTTGGTTTACTCCTCAATCTCCATTTGGAGTTTTACCTTTTTCACCTACTACAGCACTAAAAGAACGCTTTCATCCTACACTACAACAGGCTTCCACTCATGCTTTTAATCTCTCCCTGATTAGGTTTGAAATTAGCCAAAAACTGCAAAAAACTTTAGCCTGGGAACGAATGATTGCTCGTAATTATTGGTTTCAAAAACAGGCAATAAACAGACTAAAAAAATTAGCTCCGCAGTTAAACACTCGCCCTATATTATTCTCTTATAGTTACGCAGCCTTAGAATTATTTCGCTTTGCTAAACAGCAGGGATGGTTGACGATTCTGGGACAAATCGATCCAGGGCCTTTAGAGGAAAAGATAGTTATTCAAGAATATCAGCGATCGCCACAATATCGCGGAGATTGGGAACCAGTTCCTACTTCATACTGGCAAACATGGCGAGAAGAATGTGAATTAGCTGACTGTATTATGGTCAATTCCCTTTGGTCACGTCATTTACTAGAAAAAGCGGGTATTAATGCTGAAAAAATCCAGGTTATTCCCCTAGTTTATACACCACCAGAAACAGCAAAAAACTTTAGTCGCACCTATCCAGAATCATTTTCTCCAGAACGCCCCTTGAGGGTGTTGTTTTTGGGACAAGTAATTTTGCGCAAAGGGATTGCAGCCGTTTTAGCAGCAGTAGAAAAATTGGAAGGATATCCCATTGAGTTTTGGCTTGTTGGTTCTCAGCAGATTGAAATTCCACCTCACCTCAAAACTCACCCGCAAATTCGTTGGGTAGGTCATGTTAACCGCAGCGAAACAGCCCAATATTATCAACAAGCTGATGTATTTTTATTCCCGACTCTCTCCGATGGGTTTGGACTAACTCAATTAGAAGCCCAAGCTTGGAAACTCCCAATAATTGCCTCTCGTTTTTGTGGTGAAGTGGTTGTAGATGGTGTCAACGGGTGGCTTTTAGATGAAGTCAGTGGTGAAGCGATCGCTAACTTACTTAAGTTTATTCTCCAAGATACTGAAAAATTAATCAAATTGTCTCAACATAGTGCTGACCTGAACAAGTTTAGTCTGGCAACTCTAGCTGATTCACTACAAAATCTTGTTTCTGAAAAATTTCATGTTGCCAAGACAAATCAGAGGAGTGTATACCAATGA
- a CDS encoding glycosyltransferase family 2 protein, with protein sequence MDTCEITVVIPTYNRLSKLLETLEKISECHPQPNEIIIHIDGNDTVTEQCLKNSQYQNIKIIKNSLQVGPGGGRNIAIAHATNYIVASLDDDSYPIDKDYFYRLQVLFQNFPKAAVIAANIFHINETVTDDKLTAKWVSDFVGCGCAYRKEVFQQTQGYVQLPVAYGMEEVDLSLRLHNMEWGVLESSWLRVFHNTTLEHHSNPKITAASIANQVLLAYLRYPAQFWWLGIAQCINRVLWLIKHGRTAGIKEGIFAIPQLIKQYHQQRQIVSGKSLLSYLQLRKKAVSVSFKIQ encoded by the coding sequence ATGGATACTTGTGAAATTACTGTGGTTATACCAACTTATAACCGACTGTCCAAACTATTAGAAACATTAGAAAAAATTTCAGAATGTCATCCTCAACCCAATGAAATTATTATTCATATAGATGGAAATGATACAGTAACAGAACAATGTCTGAAAAATAGCCAATACCAGAATATAAAAATTATTAAAAATTCTCTGCAAGTTGGACCCGGAGGGGGTAGAAATATAGCGATCGCCCATGCTACTAATTATATTGTGGCTAGCTTAGATGATGACTCCTACCCCATAGACAAAGACTACTTTTATCGTCTACAAGTTCTCTTCCAGAATTTCCCAAAAGCAGCAGTTATTGCAGCTAATATATTTCATATTAATGAAACAGTTACAGATGATAAACTAACAGCAAAATGGGTATCAGATTTTGTTGGTTGTGGATGTGCTTATAGAAAAGAAGTATTTCAGCAAACACAGGGCTATGTGCAGTTACCTGTAGCCTATGGAATGGAAGAAGTAGATTTATCTCTACGACTTCATAACATGGAATGGGGAGTTTTAGAAAGCTCTTGGTTGAGAGTATTCCATAATACTACCCTAGAACATCATAGTAATCCCAAAATTACTGCGGCCAGCATAGCAAATCAGGTTTTACTAGCTTATTTAAGATACCCTGCCCAGTTTTGGTGGTTAGGAATTGCACAATGTATTAACCGTGTTCTCTGGTTAATAAAGCACGGAAGAACTGCAGGAATTAAAGAAGGTATCTTTGCAATTCCTCAACTAATTAAACAGTATCATCAACAGCGTCAGATTGTTTCTGGCAAATCTTTACTATCTTATCTCCAATTACGGAAAAAGGCTGTTAGTGTCTCCTTCAAGATCCAATGA
- a CDS encoding acyltransferase: MNITASGLLLIQRIQQGLGSRWRNFYYKAMGVKLHGYVWMREIDIPRNFDEIEIESFCALDQGVTLLCSGGTLSHPKIYLGAYTYINRNTFLDATLSLTIGQQCGVGPGCYITDHDHGVDLSLPPLAQAMVSKPTKIGDRVWIGANVTILKGVTIGNDAVVGAGSVVTKDIPEKAIAVGVPAKVIKYRI; the protein is encoded by the coding sequence TTGAATATCACTGCTAGTGGACTGCTGCTCATACAGCGAATTCAACAAGGCTTGGGGAGCCGTTGGCGTAATTTTTACTACAAAGCTATGGGTGTAAAACTACATGGCTATGTCTGGATGCGAGAAATTGATATTCCTCGCAACTTCGATGAGATTGAAATCGAAAGTTTCTGCGCTTTGGATCAAGGTGTAACTTTGCTATGTAGTGGTGGAACCCTATCCCATCCCAAAATTTACCTTGGTGCTTATACTTATATAAACCGTAATACATTTTTGGATGCAACTTTATCGTTAACTATTGGTCAACAATGTGGTGTAGGCCCTGGTTGCTATATTACTGATCATGATCATGGTGTGGATTTAAGTTTACCACCCTTAGCACAAGCGATGGTTTCCAAACCAACAAAGATAGGTGATCGCGTCTGGATTGGTGCTAATGTTACTATCCTCAAAGGTGTCACCATTGGTAACGACGCTGTAGTAGGTGCGGGTAGTGTAGTTACTAAAGATATACCAGAAAAAGCGATCGCAGTGGGAGTTCCAGCCAAGGTGATTAAATATAGAATTTAA
- a CDS encoding glycosyltransferase family 2 protein, producing MTMLLPISAIVPTRNRSVPLARTLHSLAQQSVQPTEMIVVDGSIDESTQELCQSQIPGLATQIKYYRATEIGAATQRNQAMVHAIQNMIWLMDDDILLEPECLAKLWAALQSDPKLGGVNAMITNQQYLPPGRISRNLFRFLHGSLETSYAGKCIGPGLNLLPEDNPNLPEIVPVEWLNSTCTLYKREALPQPLFPANFTGYSLMEDVTLSLMVGKQWKLANARTARIFHDSQPGDHKNNPGVLAKMDLVNRHYVMTQILQRCSLGDYVKLIMLQLFGIVASLTSKKGWASLPLVLNGKLQAIAQILSDQNPSHSLEHGS from the coding sequence ATGACGATGCTACTCCCAATTTCTGCTATTGTGCCGACACGCAACCGTAGCGTACCCTTAGCTCGAACACTACATAGTTTGGCTCAACAATCGGTACAGCCGACTGAGATGATTGTCGTAGATGGCTCTATTGATGAAAGTACACAAGAACTTTGCCAGAGTCAAATTCCTGGACTGGCTACCCAGATTAAATACTATCGAGCAACAGAAATAGGTGCAGCCACCCAGCGTAACCAAGCGATGGTTCATGCAATTCAAAATATGATTTGGCTCATGGATGATGACATTTTACTAGAGCCGGAGTGTTTAGCCAAATTATGGGCAGCATTGCAAAGTGATCCTAAGCTGGGTGGTGTCAATGCTATGATTACTAATCAGCAATATTTACCACCTGGACGTATTAGCCGCAACTTATTTCGTTTTTTGCATGGTAGTTTAGAAACAAGCTACGCTGGTAAGTGCATCGGTCCAGGATTAAATTTGTTACCAGAAGATAATCCAAATTTACCAGAAATTGTCCCTGTAGAATGGCTAAATAGCACCTGCACGCTTTATAAGCGAGAAGCACTACCTCAACCTTTGTTTCCAGCGAACTTTACGGGATATTCCCTGATGGAGGATGTGACGCTTTCTCTGATGGTGGGGAAACAATGGAAGTTAGCTAATGCGCGTACTGCGCGGATATTTCATGATAGTCAACCAGGGGATCACAAAAATAATCCTGGTGTATTAGCAAAGATGGATTTAGTTAACCGTCATTACGTGATGACACAAATTCTGCAAAGATGTAGTTTAGGGGATTATGTCAAGTTAATAATGTTACAACTTTTTGGCATTGTTGCATCTTTAACATCAAAAAAAGGCTGGGCATCTCTACCTTTAGTGTTAAATGGTAAACTGCAAGCGATCGCACAAATCCTTTCTGATCAAAATCCCTCACATAGTCTGGAACACGGAAGTTAA
- a CDS encoding glycosyltransferase: MNHKVSILIPCYNAERWISNSIESALNQTYPNKEIIVVDDGSTDGSLDIIKSFGDSVRWETQSNQGGNVARNLLLELSTGEWLQYLDADDYLLPNKIEKQVQYLSQVPHTDILYSPSIFEYHQEEKSWQEVLPIPEPHDPWILLARWYLPQTGSPIWRKQAMIDVGGWKVDQPCCQEHELYLRLLIAGKRFEYFAEAASVYRQWGESTVCKRDKSETHRQLLAIQDKIEQHLNATNQLTQARQNAINQTRFENARMIWLSDKTWASQVIAKINNPNQAFIPSGQAAPKFYRLVYRLLGFSIAEQVANVKRLFNHKFI, translated from the coding sequence ATGAATCATAAGGTTAGTATTCTTATTCCTTGCTACAATGCCGAACGTTGGATTAGTAACTCCATAGAAAGTGCATTAAATCAAACATATCCCAATAAAGAAATAATTGTTGTAGATGATGGTTCTACAGATGGAAGTTTAGATATTATTAAAAGTTTTGGTGATTCGGTTCGTTGGGAAACTCAGTCAAATCAAGGTGGTAATGTAGCAAGAAACCTATTGCTAGAACTTAGCACAGGAGAATGGTTGCAATACCTGGATGCAGATGATTATTTGCTACCAAATAAAATCGAAAAACAAGTTCAATATCTGTCTCAAGTTCCTCACACTGACATTTTATATAGCCCTAGTATTTTTGAGTATCACCAGGAGGAAAAATCCTGGCAGGAAGTTTTACCAATACCTGAGCCTCATGACCCTTGGATTTTACTTGCTAGGTGGTATCTTCCCCAAACCGGCAGCCCTATATGGCGCAAGCAAGCGATGATTGATGTGGGAGGATGGAAAGTTGATCAGCCATGCTGTCAAGAACATGAATTATATTTGCGTCTGCTGATAGCAGGAAAAAGGTTTGAGTATTTTGCTGAAGCTGCTTCAGTTTACAGACAGTGGGGTGAGTCAACAGTGTGTAAACGAGACAAGTCAGAAACCCATCGTCAACTTTTAGCTATTCAAGACAAAATTGAACAACATCTCAACGCTACTAATCAACTGACCCAAGCCCGGCAAAATGCTATCAACCAAACTCGATTTGAAAATGCCAGAATGATTTGGCTGTCAGATAAAACTTGGGCTAGTCAAGTGATTGCCAAAATCAACAATCCCAATCAAGCATTCATTCCATCGGGACAAGCAGCACCTAAATTTTATCGTCTAGTTTATCGACTACTAGGTTTTTCCATAGCTGAACAAGTAGCAAACGTCAAAAGATTATTTAACCATAAATTTATATAA
- a CDS encoding polysaccharide pyruvyl transferase family protein, with the protein MVERDSIGLFGGWSGIHVGDDAILLETLRKIQEDIPEAKIQLFCSTPEITKNLVINTQKVEISPAFRCFTRETTNKLLSSKSFLERLYYRINWLIKSARLLDQCSKPIDKLNTTDDELLSFIKSLNRCKILIFSGGGYLNSDLRLSWLYPSLMLIEICRRLEIPVYLCGQTIGPLNSAKDKWLVSKIFKNVALIGTREDKSVEILKDLGIKESTIIREKDAAWNLQTHTLNFDLTDIFSQENSNLIGISIQDRGTYEKDFDKKLIQQIINRFPQSFLVFFPHVNTDVDYQKTILSEIQKTHQDIYQRAIIIPYDLLPNQNKTLMQKCKICIGSRFHFHVFALSTATPSISVFKQLKTSGIFRDYQITELCFNPQDFAEPIKNTIDIIEKVFYSSDNYQKLLRDCISNDNISTHIVLDKAIQNFRSSCQITS; encoded by the coding sequence ATGGTAGAGAGAGATTCTATTGGTTTATTTGGTGGCTGGAGTGGAATTCACGTTGGAGATGATGCAATTTTACTAGAAACCCTAAGGAAAATTCAAGAAGATATTCCAGAAGCAAAAATTCAATTGTTTTGTTCTACACCAGAAATTACCAAAAATTTAGTCATAAATACACAAAAAGTTGAAATATCCCCTGCATTTCGTTGCTTTACTAGAGAAACTACTAATAAGTTACTGTCATCGAAAAGTTTTTTAGAAAGACTTTACTATCGCATCAATTGGCTCATTAAATCAGCACGCTTACTGGATCAATGTTCTAAACCTATAGACAAATTAAATACAACTGATGATGAACTTCTTTCTTTTATCAAGTCGCTAAATCGATGTAAGATTTTGATTTTTTCAGGAGGAGGATATCTGAATTCAGATTTGCGCTTGAGTTGGCTATACCCAAGTTTGATGCTAATCGAAATTTGCCGAAGATTAGAAATACCTGTTTATCTATGTGGACAAACCATAGGGCCTTTGAATTCGGCTAAAGATAAATGGTTAGTTAGTAAAATTTTTAAAAATGTTGCCTTGATTGGTACAAGAGAAGACAAAAGTGTTGAGATTCTGAAAGATTTAGGGATAAAGGAATCTACTATTATTAGAGAAAAGGATGCTGCTTGGAATTTACAAACACATACATTAAATTTTGATTTAACTGATATTTTTTCTCAAGAAAATTCCAATTTAATTGGTATTTCTATCCAAGATAGGGGAACATATGAGAAAGATTTTGATAAAAAATTAATTCAGCAGATCATAAATAGGTTTCCTCAATCTTTCCTTGTATTTTTTCCCCATGTTAATACTGATGTTGATTACCAAAAAACTATTTTATCTGAAATACAGAAAACCCATCAAGATATCTATCAACGCGCCATAATCATTCCATATGATCTACTTCCTAACCAAAATAAAACATTAATGCAAAAATGTAAAATATGTATTGGAAGTAGATTTCACTTTCATGTTTTTGCTCTATCAACAGCAACACCATCAATTTCTGTGTTTAAACAGTTAAAAACTTCAGGCATATTTCGTGATTACCAGATAACAGAACTCTGTTTTAATCCACAAGATTTTGCAGAACCAATAAAAAACACAATAGATATAATTGAAAAAGTGTTTTACTCATCCGACAATTATCAAAAATTATTGAGAGACTGTATCTCAAATGATAATATATCGACGCATATTGTTCTTGATAAAGCAATTCAAAATTTTCGTTCGTCATGTCAAATTACATCTTAA